The Verrucomicrobiota bacterium genome segment CAGGAAATCGCCAAGAGCAATGTCCCCGAAATCCTGCGCGAAAAGCGCGTGATCACCCTCGATCTCGCGCTCATGGTCGCCGGCACGAAATACCGGGGACAATTCGAGGAACGCATCAAGGCCGTCATGGATGAAATCCGGCGCGCCAAGAATGTCATCCTCTTCATCGACGAATTGCACACCATCGTCGGCGCCGGCTCCGCGGAAGGAACGATGGACGCCTCCAACATCATCAAACCCGCGCTCAGCCGTGGCGAGATGCAGTGCATCGGCGCCACCACGCTCAACGAATACCGCAAATACATCGAAAAGGACGCCGCGCTCGAACGTCGTTTCCAAGCGGTCAAAGTCGAGGCTCCTTCCATCGATGAAGCCATTCAAATCTTGAACGGCTTGCGTGGAAAATACGAGGAGCACCATAAAATGGAGCTCACCCCGAAAGCCCTCGAAGCCGCCGTCCGCCTGTCTGACCGCTATATCACCGGCCGCTTTTTGCCCGACAAGGCGATCGATGTCATGGATGAAGCGGGCGCGCGCGCGCGCATCCTCGCCATGACCCGCCCTCCCGAAATCAAAAATCTCGAGGCCGAAATCGAGGACATCAAGAATCGCAAGGAAAAGGCCATTCGCGAACAGGATTTCGAAGGCGCCGCCGCCATGCGCGACAAGGAAAAGCAAGCCAAGGACCGCCTCGAATCCGTCCTCAACCAATGGAAAACCAACCGTGAGGAGAAACGCGTGCTCGTCGATGAAGACGAGATTCTACAGGTGGTCTCCAAGTGGACGGGGATTCCGCTCAAGCGCATGGAGCAGGGCGAGATCCAGAAACTGCTGGCGATGGAGGAAGAACTGTCCAGGATCGTCGTTGGCCAGCGCGAGGCCGTCGGCGCCATGTGCAAGGCCTTGCGCCGCTCGCGCGCCGATCTGAAGGATCCGAAGCGCCCCATCGGCACCTTCGCCCTGCTCGGCCCCACCGGTGTCGGAAAAACCCTCCTGGCCAAGACGCTCGCCGAACACATGTTCGGCGACTCCAAGTCGCTCATCCAGCTGGATATGAGCGAATACATGGAAAAGTTCACCGTCTCCCGCCTCGTCGGATCGCCCCCCGGCTATGTCGGCTACGAGGAAGGCGGACAACTCACCGAGCAAGTGCGGCGCAAGCCCTACTCCGTCGTCCTCTTCGACGAAATTGAAAAGGCGCACCCCGATGTCATGAACATGCTCCTCCAAATCCTGGAGGAGGGTAAACTCACGGACAATGTGGGCCGCGTGGTGGATTTCCGCAACACCATCATCCTCCTGACCTCCAACGTCGGCGCGGAAACGGTGAAGAAGCAAACCGCCATCGGATTCACCTCCCAATCCAGCGAGGAAGCTTCGTATGAAAAAATGAGGGAGAAAATTCTGGACGAGGCGAAAAAGAGCTTCCGTCCCGAGTTCCTCAACCGGCTCGACGACGTCATCGTCTTCCGCTCCCTCACCCGGACGGACTTGATCGAAATCCTCGGACTGGAAGTGCGCAAAGTGCTCGAACGGCTCAAAGGACGTCAGGTCAATCTCGAACTCGAGCAGGATGCCAAAGATTTCCTGGTCGAGAAAGGCTACGACCCGACCTACGGAGCCCGCCCGATGCGCCGGGCCGTGGAGAAGCACCTGGAAGACCCTCTGGCGGAAGAGATCCTCAAGGGCCACATCAACGCCAACGAACCCATCCGCGTTCTGGTCAAGGATGGCAAGCTCATCTTCACCCAAAAGGCGGCCGCTGAAGGCGCCACCCTTTCGGGTTAAGGACATGCATCCCTTTTGACATCGAGGGTCATCCTGGCAACGGGATGACCCTTTTTGATGCTCTCGATTCGCCTCCTCGTCTCAAACGATACGATCCATGCTCGGCTCCCTCCCCATCGCCCAGCGCGCGCGAGCAAGACTCGAAGGATTGGGCCATTACGCACTGCTGGTCCGGGAGACCTGGCGTTCGCTGACCCGGCATCCTTGGGAACGCGGCGCGTTCTCGCAGCAACTCCACCGGATCGGAGTCCAATCCCAGCCGGTCGTCCTGGTCACCGGAGCGTTCACGGGCATGGTGCTCTGCGCCCAAACGCTGTATCAGTTCCACAAGGTCAAGATGGACACGGCGACTCTGGCCGTCGTCAGCGTGTCGATGGCCAGCGAACTGGGCCCGGTGCTGACCGGACTGATGGTGGCCGGACGCGTCGGAGCCGCGATGGCGGCCGAACTCGGCACCATGAAAGTCACCGAGCAAATCGACGCCCTTCGCGCCCTGGCCACTCATCCGGTGGATTACCTGGTCGCTCCCAGACTCCTGGCTGCCTTGGTGGCGATGCCGGTGCTCACCAGCGAATCCATCGCCATCGGCATCCTCGCGGGCTACGCCACCGGCGTTGGCTTGCTCGGCATGGATCCCGCCTATTCCTGGCATAACATGGTCCGCTACACCCATCCCGCGGATGTGCTGAACGGACTGATCAAGTCGGTTTTCTTTGGCGGGCTCGTGGCCACGATCGGCTGTCACAAGGGCCTGCAGTGCCTGCAAGGGGCGGAAGGCGTGGGCAAGGCCACCACAGAAGCCGTCGTGGCGGCGTCCATCGCGATCCTCATTTCCAACTTCTTTCTCACCCTGACCCTTAACCGGATTCTCGGATGAAGGCCACGGCCGGCGCGGGCGCCCTCGAAGCCCGAAGTGTTCGCAAGAGCTTCGGTTCCCAAAGCGTCTTGCAAGGCCTCGACCTGCGCATCGCGGCCGGAGATTCCGTGGTGATCATGGGGCGCAGCGGATGCGGGAAGAGTGTTTTGCTCAAACACCTCATCGGATTGTTGCAGCCGGATGAGGGAGAAGTCCTCGTCGATGGGGAGAATCTTGGCGACCTTGACGAACGGGCGCTGCTCCGAATCCGGCGAAAGTTCGGCATGGTGTTCCAGGGCTCGGCCCTCTTCGATTCCCTCTCCGTGGAGGACAATGTCGCCTTCCTCCTCCGCCGCGAGCGCCATCTCACCGACGGCGAAATCACGAGGCGAGTGGAGGAGGCGCTCGAAAGGGTCGAGCTTCGCGGAGCCCAAACCAAGAGGCCCGCCGAGCTCTCGGGGGGCATGAAGAAGAGGGTCGGACTGGCCCGGGCCATCGTCTACCACCCCGAAATCCTGCTTTACGACGAGCCCACGACGGGGCTCGATCCCGTCGTCTCCGACAGCATCGACCGGCTGATTGTTCGTGTTTGCGAGGAAATGCACGTCACCTCCGTGGTGGTCACTCATGACATGCGCAGCGCCCGCCGGGTAGGGCGTCGCGTGGTCATGCTGCGAGACGGACGCGTTTACGCCGATGGCTCGCCCGAATCAGTCTTTGGCTCGCCCGATCCCGTCGTAAGAAAATTCGTGGACGGGGATTCCACCTCCGTCGACTCTATGAATTGACATGAGCACGGAACGATCAACCTGGAAAGTGGGACTCTTCGTCCTCACGGGATTGGTTCTGATGGCCGGCCTCATGATTTATTTCAGTAAGGGCATTGGAGTTTTCTCCCGATATTACGAAATCTACCTGGTCACCCAAAACGTTGGAGGCATCAAGACGATGGCCTCGGTTTTGATGGCGGGCGTTCCCATCGGCACGGTCAGCGCCGCGGATTTGGGTCCGCTCGGCACCAATGTCACCCTCTCGCTCCGGATCGACCCGCGATTCCTGATCCCCTCCAATTCCCTGTTCGTCATCGAGCAGTCGGGATTCCTGGGTGACCAGTACGTGTCCGTCTATCCGTCCAGAACCGGCGCGCAGCCCCTGAAAGAAGGGGCCATCGTCCGGTGCCAGGAACCCTTCAACCTTCAGGAAGTGGCGCGCTCGGCGGCGGGATTCATTCATCGCATCGATGAAACCGCGCGAAAACTCAACGACGCCATCACCCGGGTGGATCGCTCCGTCCTGGACGAAACGACGCTCGGCCATCTCTCCTCCACGATTCGCAATTTTCGCGAGGTCTCCGACAAGGCCCTGGCCACCATGGATGGATTGGATCGCGTGGTCCAATCCAACATTCCTCCGGTCACGCTCGCCGTCAGCAACGTGCTGGCGTTTTCCGAGCAGTTAGGCCGTGCCGCGGGAGAACTCGAGGGCCTGCTTCATTCCAATCGCGCGGAAATCGAAACCATCGTGAAAAACGTTGAATCCACATCCGGGATCTTGAAACAATTCGTGACCGACCTGAACAGTGGCCAGGGGCTGCTGGGTGCCATGCTGCGCCAGCGTCCGGCGGAAACCAACATGGCCCAGACCTTGCACCACCTGACTTTGGTCAGCAGCAATTTGTCCTTCACCACCAGCAATCTCAACGCTCGCGGCCTCTGGGGGGTGATGTTCGCACCCAAGCCGGCCAAGCCCGCCACCACCCCCCGCCGCCCAAGCCGTCCCTAACCCACCGTCACCATGGTTCTCTGGACCCTCCGCATCCTTTTCCTCTCCCTTTGCACCCTGGGTGGCTACGCCGTGGGCGCCGTCCAGCCCGATCTGGTTTCCAAACCCGTCTTCGGCGTCATGATCGGATTTGGTTTCGGTGGCCTGCTCATTGCCATTGACGAGATGTTGAAGGGCTTTTCCTTGCGCGCCTTCTCCGCGGCCACGTTCGGACTTGTCCTGGGAACCCTCATCGCCTGGCTGGTGGATCGTTCGGAGCTCTTCGTCTATGCCGAGCCCCGCGCCCGTTGGCTCATCCGCCTCTCCCTCTTCATTGGCTTCAGCTACATCGGCATGGTGCTGGCCATGCGGAGCAACAAAGAAGATTTTTCACTCATCATTCCGTTCGTGCGCTTCACCGCCCAAAATGAGCCCAAGGAACTCATCCTGCTCGATACCAGCGCGGTCGTGGACGGGCGCATCGCCGGTTTGCTCGAGTCCGGCTTCCTCGAAGGCATCGTACTCGTGCCGCGCTTCGTGCTCCGGGAGTTGCAACAGATCGCCGATTCCAACGACCCCGCCAAGCGGGCTCGAGGACGCCGCGGGTTCGAAATGCTCAGCCGTCTGCAACGCAACCCGAAAGTCGAAGTGAAAATCCATGAAATGGATGTGGAATCGGAGGCCGGTGTGGACGCCAAACTGGTGCTCCTCGGACGAGCCCTGAACGCCCGCGTGTTCACCACGGACTACAACTTGGGAAAAATCGCCGAACTCCAAGCCGTCCGCTACGTGAACATCAACGAACTGGCGCAATCGCTCAAAGCCACCATCCTCCCGGGCGAAACGGTAAGTCTGAAAGTCGTTCGCGAAGGGAAAGACAAGGGCCAGGGCATCGGCTACCTCAACGACGGCACCATGGTCGTGGTCAACCAAGCCCACCATCTCGTGGGACAATTGGTGGACGCCCAAGTGCAAAGTCTGTTGCAAACCAATTCCGGCGTCATCGCGTTCGCCGATGTCCGGGGGACCACCACCAGTTAGGACTCGACCCCCACCCCGCCCTATGCAACTCGTCACCGTGTTTAAGACGTTTAGCCCGGCCGAAGCCCAAATCGTCCGCTCCAGGCTTGAAGTAGCCGGACTCGCGGCCTCCGTCGCTCATGAAATCGCCGCGCTTTCGCTCGAAGGCTACAGCATGGCCGCCGGTGGCATCCTGGTCCAAGTGGCCGAGGAAGACGCGAGGGACGCGCGCGAGCTTTTGCAGGCGCCTCCCGAGAGCCCGGTTTCGGTTGAAGCATGAGTTCCTTGCGCCTTTACGAGCGCTTGCGCCGTCAATTGGCGCCGGGCGAAATCCAACTCGAAACCGAAGTCCGCACCCAGCATTCCGGCGATCAATGGTTCGCGAGGGAACTGCCGGACGCGGTGGCGCTTCCAAGGTCCCTCAGGAGTGTCAGGCGCATTCTGGCCTTTGCCCATCGCCATCGGCTTCCCGTCACCCCGCGCGGCGCCGGATACGGCTACGTGGGAGGCTGCGTCCCGGTCCGCGGCGGCATCGCGCTCTCCCTGGCCCGCCTGAATCGCATCCGGGAAATCAACCCCGCGGACTTTGTCGCGGTCGTCGAACCCGGCGTGCTGACGGCGGAATTGCAGTCGGCGGCCGAAAGCCGGGGCCTGTTCTATCCGCCTGACCCGGCCAGCCGCGCGGATTGCTCGATCGGCGGGAATATTGCGACCAACGCAGGGGGCCCGCGTTGCTTGAAGTATGGCGTAACCCGAGACTACGTGCTCGGCCTCGAAGTCGTTCTCGCCGACGGCACGTTGGTGCGGTTGGGCGGACGCACCCACAAGAACAAGACGGGATTTGATTTGCACCGGTTGTTCGTGGGCTCCGAGGGCTTGCTGGGAGTCGTCACGGAAGCCACGCTTAAACTGCTTCCCCTGCCCCCTTTCCGCGCCTGCTTGTCCGCGGGATTTGGATCCATGGCTCACGCGGCCCGAGCCATCCGGGAAGTATTCGCCGCCGGCTTCCTCCCCGCCGCCTTGGAAGTGGCGGACGCCTTCACCCTGGCCGCGGCCCGCAAGCGCACGGGATCTCGCCGCCTTGACGGATGCAACGCGCATCTTCTCATCGAACTCGATGGCCAGGAAAAATCCGTCCGCTTCGAGACCGCCATGCTCGCCCGGCGCCTCCAGGATCTCGACGCGGTGTTCGTGCAGAAAGGATTCGGCGCCGAATCCTGTGAGCAGTTCTGGCAGCTCCGAAGGGAATTCTCCTACGCGCTCCGCGATACGGGATTGACCAAATTGAATGAGGACATCGTGGTGCCGCGTGGCGCGTTGGAAGACCTCTTCCGCCTCGCCGCGAGCCTGCAAAGCAAGCATCAGCTCAGCGTGGCGTGCTTCGGCCACGCCGGCGACGGCAACATCCATGTCAACGTGATGATCGACTCCTCGAAGCCGGAGGAAAGGCGGCGGGGCGATCGCGCCCTGGACGAGTTGTTTCGTGGTGTCCTCGCTCTGGACGGCGTCATCACAGGCGAGCACGGAATCGGCCTGGCCAAAAAGCCGTGGTGGAGGATGGCTTTGTCCAGGGAATCACGCCATTTGCACCAGCAACTAAAGTCGGCCCTGGATCCGAATCACATTCTGAATCCGGGAAAATTCCTCGGCTGACGAAGCCTCTCGATTCGCCATCGATCTCAACGGATCCTGCGGTTTCGGCGTCGGAAGAACGGTCGAGCATGTCGAGGGAGTAATCCGGCGGCTCCAGGTTCAGGATTCAAACTTCAATCGGCAGTTGAACGTGCTGAAGATTGGCCAAGGCCTGGAGAAGCAAGACAGGACGAATCACGAGGCCTGTCCTTCATGGATCTGCTGAGTGATTCGGAATAGCCTCATCGCCGGGACCTGGCCATGATCCATGAAGGGGGCATTGCCGCTTTAAGGTTCAAGCGGTTCCAGCAACACCACAAACTCTCCCCGCGTTGATTTCTCCTGAAATTTCCGCGCGAGTTCCGCCGCGGTTCCCCGCTGGAATTCTTCGAACTTTTTGGTGAGCTCACGGGCGATGACCACCCGGCGAGCGGGCCAGATCTCGCCGATCTCCTCCAGGAGCTTGAGCAACCGGTAGGGAGATTCATACAGCACCAGGGTGCCGGGCCATTGACCTGCCCGGGCCAGGAAGGTCCGGCGGGCGGCTCCTTTGTGGGGGGGAAATCCCGCGAAATGAAACACCTCGGTCGGCAGCGCGCTCGCGGCCAGCGCGGCGATCAAGGCGCAAGGACCGGGCACCGGCTCGACACGGAGCCCCGCCTCCACCGCTTTGCGAACAATCCGCTCGCCTGGATCGCTGATGCCCGGGGTGCCCGCATCCGAAACCAGCGCGACGATTTCCCCTCTTCGCAGTCGCTCGACCAAGTCCTCACCACGGCGAGCCTCGTTGAATTGATGACAACTGACGAGCGGCTTCCACACTCCCAGGCGCCGCAAGAGCTTCGAGGTGTGCCGCGTGTCCTCCGCGGCAATCACGGTGCACTCCTTCAACACCCGGATGGCCCGGAGCGTCATGTCTTCCAGATTCCCAATCGGCGTGGCCACCACATACAATGTCCCCGGGCGCAACGGCGGCAACGCTTGAGTCAACCCGGGTTCGGCGTCCGGGCCGAACGATTCCGTTTCCTGCTCGCTCATGGAGGCACCGTGTTGCTACAGGGCGAAGGAACGGCGGATAACACCTGGGTGGCGCACGGTTTGTCCTGCGACGTCGGCCGGAGTTCCACGTGGGTTGCGCCGCAGAGTTCCACGGCGGCGGACAAAGCCCTTTGCGCCAGTTCAGGCCGGTTGCAATCCCGGCTCATGTGCGCCATGTAAACCGTCTGCAGTCCATCGTGCATGATTTGCCGAAGCGTGTTCGCGGCCGCATCGTTGGACAAATGCCCGTGGCGGCTGGCAATCCGCTGCTTCAGACTCCATGGACGGCGGGTGTCCTCTTGCAGCATTCTCAGATCGTAATTTGTCTCCAGGACCAGCGCGTGGGCCGGACGGACGCGTTCCACCACCATGCGGGAGGCGTGTCCCAGATCGGTCAGAAATCCGATGTTGCCCGAGCCTGTTCGCAACAAGAACCCCACCGGATCTTGCGCGTCGTGCGGAATGGAAAACGTCTCCACCTCGACATCGCCCACCGCAAAAGAATCGCCCGTGTTGAAAAGC includes the following:
- a CDS encoding FAD-binding protein; the protein is MSSLRLYERLRRQLAPGEIQLETEVRTQHSGDQWFARELPDAVALPRSLRSVRRILAFAHRHRLPVTPRGAGYGYVGGCVPVRGGIALSLARLNRIREINPADFVAVVEPGVLTAELQSAAESRGLFYPPDPASRADCSIGGNIATNAGGPRCLKYGVTRDYVLGLEVVLADGTLVRLGGRTHKNKTGFDLHRLFVGSEGLLGVVTEATLKLLPLPPFRACLSAGFGSMAHAARAIREVFAAGFLPAALEVADAFTLAAARKRTGSRRLDGCNAHLLIELDGQEKSVRFETAMLARRLQDLDAVFVQKGFGAESCEQFWQLRREFSYALRDTGLTKLNEDIVVPRGALEDLFRLAASLQSKHQLSVACFGHAGDGNIHVNVMIDSSKPEERRRGDRALDELFRGVLALDGVITGEHGIGLAKKPWWRMALSRESRHLHQQLKSALDPNHILNPGKFLG
- a CDS encoding MBL fold metallo-hydrolase, producing the protein MVPVLFTILGSGSGGNCAYLEAGETRLLIDAGFSARQIRERLSSIGRAPESLSGILITHEHSDHVQGLSVLAAKTGVPVYCNRLTRDAILTSNPGTFVSKLFNTGDSFAVGDVEVETFSIPHDAQDPVGFLLRTGSGNIGFLTDLGHASRMVVERVRPAHALVLETNYDLRMLQEDTRRPWSLKQRIASRHGHLSNDAAANTLRQIMHDGLQTVYMAHMSRDCNRPELAQRALSAAVELCGATHVELRPTSQDKPCATQVLSAVPSPCSNTVPP
- a CDS encoding ABC transporter permease, whose translation is MLGSLPIAQRARARLEGLGHYALLVRETWRSLTRHPWERGAFSQQLHRIGVQSQPVVLVTGAFTGMVLCAQTLYQFHKVKMDTATLAVVSVSMASELGPVLTGLMVAGRVGAAMAAELGTMKVTEQIDALRALATHPVDYLVAPRLLAALVAMPVLTSESIAIGILAGYATGVGLLGMDPAYSWHNMVRYTHPADVLNGLIKSVFFGGLVATIGCHKGLQCLQGAEGVGKATTEAVVAASIAILISNFFLTLTLNRILG
- a CDS encoding ATP-dependent Clp protease ATP-binding subunit, whose amino-acid sequence is MSDEAMNNFTPRAQQVLALARKEADRFNHNFVGTEHLLLGLIKLGHGVAVNVLQKLGLDLETVRMEVEKQVGTGPDQKMIGNIPYTPRVKKVLSLASKEAKALSHTYVGTEHILLGLLREGDGVAARVLKNLEVDIEKTRDEILKELDPNFNASSEEGGGSQDAPEKPAGENNKKGEVKTPALKAFGRDLTEIARKGEMDPVIGRKNEIERVIQILCRRTKNNPVLLGEAGVGKTAIVEGLAQEIAKSNVPEILREKRVITLDLALMVAGTKYRGQFEERIKAVMDEIRRAKNVILFIDELHTIVGAGSAEGTMDASNIIKPALSRGEMQCIGATTLNEYRKYIEKDAALERRFQAVKVEAPSIDEAIQILNGLRGKYEEHHKMELTPKALEAAVRLSDRYITGRFLPDKAIDVMDEAGARARILAMTRPPEIKNLEAEIEDIKNRKEKAIREQDFEGAAAMRDKEKQAKDRLESVLNQWKTNREEKRVLVDEDEILQVVSKWTGIPLKRMEQGEIQKLLAMEEELSRIVVGQREAVGAMCKALRRSRADLKDPKRPIGTFALLGPTGVGKTLLAKTLAEHMFGDSKSLIQLDMSEYMEKFTVSRLVGSPPGYVGYEEGGQLTEQVRRKPYSVVLFDEIEKAHPDVMNMLLQILEEGKLTDNVGRVVDFRNTIILLTSNVGAETVKKQTAIGFTSQSSEEASYEKMREKILDEAKKSFRPEFLNRLDDVIVFRSLTRTDLIEILGLEVRKVLERLKGRQVNLELEQDAKDFLVEKGYDPTYGARPMRRAVEKHLEDPLAEEILKGHINANEPIRVLVKDGKLIFTQKAAAEGATLSG
- the rsmI gene encoding 16S rRNA (cytidine(1402)-2'-O)-methyltransferase, with protein sequence MSEQETESFGPDAEPGLTQALPPLRPGTLYVVATPIGNLEDMTLRAIRVLKECTVIAAEDTRHTSKLLRRLGVWKPLVSCHQFNEARRGEDLVERLRRGEIVALVSDAGTPGISDPGERIVRKAVEAGLRVEPVPGPCALIAALAASALPTEVFHFAGFPPHKGAARRTFLARAGQWPGTLVLYESPYRLLKLLEEIGEIWPARRVVIARELTKKFEEFQRGTAAELARKFQEKSTRGEFVVLLEPLEP
- a CDS encoding DUF2007 domain-containing protein, whose translation is MQLVTVFKTFSPAEAQIVRSRLEVAGLAASVAHEIAALSLEGYSMAAGGILVQVAEEDARDARELLQAPPESPVSVEA
- a CDS encoding TRAM domain-containing protein, translating into MVLWTLRILFLSLCTLGGYAVGAVQPDLVSKPVFGVMIGFGFGGLLIAIDEMLKGFSLRAFSAATFGLVLGTLIAWLVDRSELFVYAEPRARWLIRLSLFIGFSYIGMVLAMRSNKEDFSLIIPFVRFTAQNEPKELILLDTSAVVDGRIAGLLESGFLEGIVLVPRFVLRELQQIADSNDPAKRARGRRGFEMLSRLQRNPKVEVKIHEMDVESEAGVDAKLVLLGRALNARVFTTDYNLGKIAELQAVRYVNINELAQSLKATILPGETVSLKVVREGKDKGQGIGYLNDGTMVVVNQAHHLVGQLVDAQVQSLLQTNSGVIAFADVRGTTTS
- a CDS encoding ABC transporter ATP-binding protein, whose amino-acid sequence is MKATAGAGALEARSVRKSFGSQSVLQGLDLRIAAGDSVVIMGRSGCGKSVLLKHLIGLLQPDEGEVLVDGENLGDLDERALLRIRRKFGMVFQGSALFDSLSVEDNVAFLLRRERHLTDGEITRRVEEALERVELRGAQTKRPAELSGGMKKRVGLARAIVYHPEILLYDEPTTGLDPVVSDSIDRLIVRVCEEMHVTSVVVTHDMRSARRVGRRVVMLRDGRVYADGSPESVFGSPDPVVRKFVDGDSTSVDSMN
- a CDS encoding MCE family protein, which codes for MSTERSTWKVGLFVLTGLVLMAGLMIYFSKGIGVFSRYYEIYLVTQNVGGIKTMASVLMAGVPIGTVSAADLGPLGTNVTLSLRIDPRFLIPSNSLFVIEQSGFLGDQYVSVYPSRTGAQPLKEGAIVRCQEPFNLQEVARSAAGFIHRIDETARKLNDAITRVDRSVLDETTLGHLSSTIRNFREVSDKALATMDGLDRVVQSNIPPVTLAVSNVLAFSEQLGRAAGELEGLLHSNRAEIETIVKNVESTSGILKQFVTDLNSGQGLLGAMLRQRPAETNMAQTLHHLTLVSSNLSFTTSNLNARGLWGVMFAPKPAKPATTPRRPSRP